A window of the Lolium perenne isolate Kyuss_39 chromosome 7, Kyuss_2.0, whole genome shotgun sequence genome harbors these coding sequences:
- the LOC127311702 gene encoding monocopper oxidase-like protein SKU5, which translates to MAAAALPLLLLALAAAALLPARATDPSVFLDWDISYITASPLGVPQKVIAVNKQFPGPVVNVTTNYNVAVNVLNSLDEPLLITWDGIQQRKNCWQDGVLGTNCPIPPGWNWTYNFQVKDQIGSFFYFPPLTMQRAAGGFGGITVNNRAVISVPFDTPDGDITLFIGDWYKKNHTDLRKILDDGKELGMPDGVLINGKGPYRYNDSLVPDGIEYTTINVEPGKTYRFRVHNVGVSTSLNLRIQGHNMALVETEGSYTMKQNFTNLDIHVGQSYSFLVSMDQNASSDYYIVASARFVNESLWTRVTGVAILHYSNSEGKASGPLPDPPNDEYDKTFSMNQARSIRMNVSTGAARPNPQGSFHYGQINVTQVYKLRNEPPVTINGKKRTTLNGISYSPPATPLRLADLDGKEGVYALDFPTMPSDGPPVIGASIINSTYKNFMEIVFQNNDTKVQTYHIDGYAFWVVGMDYGEWTDNSRGTYNKWDGVSRCTTQVFPGAWTAVLLSLDSPGFWNVRTENLDTWYLGQETYIRVVDPDGGYNVTEMVAPHNMLYCGLLKDKQKAQKPHGSSASSSPVLKQNGGYLVAALVSLVALLVAAH; encoded by the exons GTGATCGCAGTCAACAAACAGTTCCCCGGCCCCGTCGTCAACGTCACCACAAACTACAACGTCGCCGTCAACGTCCTCAACAGCCTCGACGAGCCGCTCCTAATCACCTG GGATGGGATCCAGCAACGGAAGAACTGCTGGCAAGATGGCGTTCTGGGCACCAACTGCCCCATACCGCCCGGCTGGAACTGGACCTACAACTTCCAGGTCAAGGACCAGATCGGGAGCTTCTTCTACTTCCCGCCGCTCACCATGCAGCGCGCCGCCGGAGGCTTCGGGGGCATCACCGTCAACAACCGCGCGGTGATCTCCGTCCCGTTCGACACGCCCGACGGGGACATCACGCTCTTCATTGGTGACTGGTACAAGAAGAACCACACG GACCTGAGGAAGATCCTCGATGACGGGAAGGAGCTCGGGATGCCTGACGGTGTTTTGATCAATGGCAAAGGGCCTTATAGGTACAATGACTCCCTCGTCCCGGATGGCATCGAGTATACAACAATCAATGTTGAGCCAG GAAAAACGTACCGCTTCCGTGTCCACAACGTGGGTGTCTCAACGAGCTTGAACTTGAGGATTCAGGGCCACAACATGGCCCTTGTTGAGACAGAGGGTTCATACACAATGAAGCAGAATTTCACCAACCTTGACATCCATGTGGGCCAGTCTTACTCCTTTTTGGTCAGCATGGATCAGAATGCAAGCAGTGATTATTACATTGTTGCCAGTGCTAGGTTTGTGAATGAATCGCTCTGGACCAGGGTTACGGGTGTTGCAATTTTGCACTACTCAAATTCAGAGGGCAAAGCGTCTGGCCCACTTCCTGATCCACCAAATGATGAGTATGACAAAACTTTCTCCATGAACCAGGCACGGTCAATCAG GATGAATGTGAGCACTGGTGCTGCTCGTCCTAATCCTCAAGGATCATTTCACTATGGCCAAATCAATGTGACCCAAGTTTACAAGTTAAGGAATGAGCCGCCTGTTACCATCAATGGAAAGAAACGAACTACACTGAATGGCATCTCGTATTCCCCACCTGCTACTCCTCTGAGGTTGGCAGACCTCGATGGTAAGGAAGGAGTCTACGCGCTTGACTTCCCAACTATGCCATCTGATGGGCCGCCGGTGATTGGAGCTTCTATCATCAATTCCACATACAAGAACTTCATGGAAATTGTATTTCAGAACAATGACACTAAAGTCCAGACCTACCATATTGATGGATATGCATTTTGGGTCGTGGG AATGGACTACGGCGAGTGGACTGACAATAGCCGTGGGACGTACAACAAATGGGATGGTGTTTCTCGTTGCACCACTCAG GTATTTCCTGGAGCATGGACTGCTGTCTTATTGTCGCTTGACAGCCCTGGTTTCTGGAACGTGCGTACAGAAAATCTCGACACGTGGTATCTCGGCCAGGAGACTTACATAAGGGTTGTTGATCCAGATGGAGGTTACAATGTTACCGAGATGGTGGCTCCACACAACATGCTCTATTGTGGTCTCCTCAAGGATAAACAAAA GGCTCAGAAGCCTCACGGGTCATCGGCTTCATCATCCCCTGTGCTAAAACAGAATGGCGGCTACTTGGTGGCAGCTTTGGTCTCGCTGGTAGCGTTGCTGGTTGCCGCACATTGA